The following DNA comes from Aquila chrysaetos chrysaetos chromosome 9, bAquChr1.4, whole genome shotgun sequence.
caCAGGTAGCAGGGGTCCACAGGTACCTCAAGACTGTCCCCTGATATTCAGGGGCTCATCCTGACCCTCCTGTCCCGCTTCTCCTCCGGCAGCTGGACTCCCCATGCCGGGGTTTGCTGGCGGTGGGGATGTGCCCCAAGTCTCTTCGAGCTTCCACACATTCAGTTCTTTTTCGGTACCTTcccagaggagggagagggttGGGGGGAACCCTCCCCCCCGTGCCCACCCCAtctcccccccttcccacccagccTCAGCGGGTGCGTGCAGGTCCGCGCAGCTGTCGgggccagctctgcagcctctgctctccCACCATCCCAGATCCCCCCCCGAGCTCCACAGGGCCAGATCCTTCCCCGATGGGTCCCCAGTGCCCCTGAGCCAGCACCcgcttctccctcctctgcaggagcagggggCTGCACATGAGCTGCCCCCAGAAACacctcccccatcccagccagacccccGTGcgagggagcagggaggtgcTATATGTGCGTATATACGTGTctgtatgtacatacatatatgcaaTGCCTGGTTTCTGGTTTCGCGCAAAAAAGCCCCATCCCAGCCCATTCCCGTTCCCTGTGCCTTGATTTCGGGGACAGCCCTGACTCGGGGCCGGCTCCCCACTTCCCCATCCGTCCCACCTGCCCACAGCCCCTGCACCCACCCTTGGAGCTGCAAGCAGGGGGTGCCCCAGGGGTCCCAGGGGATCAGGACCAGTGAGTTCTGAACAGCAGACCCCCGGCAtctgtgtgcccccccccccatacgCACACTCATACCTATGGGACAGGCAGCGGTGGATTTCCATCCCGCTGTTGTCAGCCTGACCCTGAGCAACACGCTGTTGGACCAGCCAGCTCTGTCCCACCATCACTGCCACAGCTGGTGGCACCAGCCGGCGTGGGgatttggggaaggggggggggtccctctTATGAATGTATATAAAGGCATATATAAGGGGTGTAAGCACCCTCCCAGCCACCAGCAAGCGTTACAGCTCTGCAACCCCATCCCCAGCATGCTCACGCCCCAGCCCCGAGGGTTTGGTGAATGTTTTGAGCCGTGGCAAACCAAACCAGCCAGGAGCGGGAGCTCGGCCAGTCCCCCAGCTCCAAGgactgggaggcactgggcaGCCAGGGCGATGGGGGCCCTGATTTCGCTGCCTGCAGCAATAATGCTCACCTGGCCACCAGCTCAGGAGCTGGGGGACAGGGGTCTTGCCGGCGTGTGATGAGTTTTGGAGGGAGGGTGGAGGCACAAGGCGGGTTTTGGCTGGGGAGCCTTTCCCAGTCACATTGCTGCCCAAAGCTGTCCCTGTGGTCCCCTGGGATTAGGTACGAAACACCTCCCCATGTATGCCTGCCCCACGGGGTCTGCCACAGGAAGGGGGACGTACTTTGGGGTCCCCGTCCCACTGAGCACACCCTGTTCCCAGCCGCCAACAGAGCTGGACCGCGGTGAGCTGAATCTGGCCCCGTCGCCAGCAGGTACGATTTTGGAAGGCTGCTGGGAGGGTTTGGGAAGGGGCTGGCAGAGCCGTGATGCTGATGCAGCCCCAGTGGCACAGCCGGGGGGGCGGAATCACTTAcccccctcctttcctcctcgACCACCCCCAAAAGGTACTGTCAGGACGGGCCAAACCCTGGAAGGTGCTGAGCCCGCGCCCAGCCTGAGCCTCCGACTGCAGGACTGCGTGCCATTTCTTTTAATGGTGCCTGATGTAACCCCCACCCCAACACCCTCCTCCTCGCCCCGcacccctccacacacacacaccctccccGGGGACGGCCCCGTTTTTGGGGGGCTCCCATCCCAGGTGCTGCACCCCCACGTCGATAGCAATAGCCACTGCGGCAGCGCGGGACGGGCACCCTCCCCAGCCATCCCCGGGTGCCGTGAATCGAAGCCGaagctttaaattaaaactccCCCGGGGTGGGGAATGGgactcccccccagcccaccccgaGACCACGGCTGAGCCCCACCCCTTCCGGCACCGGGTGAGCGGGTCCCTTCCTTAGCACAGGCTGTTTTAGACCCCTAGAGACACGTATCTGTGatcccccatcctgccccaacctcccattttttatttttcattctccttttttttaaatattatgtaCTATATTTTTAGTCTTAAACacaatatattatatatatttaatttttttatatatatatataaatataaatgttaaaaaagggGGCTGCAGTTCGCCTTTGTTCTGTGGGAGCATCGTGACGGGGTGGGCGCAAGtgacacaccccccccccccccatgggacagagcagctcagaggggctggggggggggtccgcaAGGTCTTGGGGGACCCCGCATTGGGGACATAGGTGCTACAGCTGCCCCGGGGAGGGACGACCTCCTTCTCCATGCCCAGCAAGGGGCAACACTTGAACACTTGCTCTGGTTCCCGTCCCCAGCGGGGACATGGGTCGGCAGGCCAGGGAGGGTCCACTGGCCCTGCAGACACCAACCAAGCAGCTGAGGGGGCAGCAGGATGCGCGCTGGGCTCCGCTGACCTATTTCAGTGATGCTTTTAGCCGGAGCCGATGCCAAGAGGGGCAGGGGAGGCTTGCCAGCCCCTCCACACCcagcctggctttttttttttttttttttttttccagaaaacccTGCAAACAGGCTCGCTTAATGATTTTGTTTCCTTACAAATGTAGCCTATTACTCGGCGTGTTTCCACGCCTGGTTTATTATGCATCAACCAAGCAATTTGCCTCCTGCTCCTGGGGAcccatctttaaaacaaaaaaggtgcTTTGTCATCCTTAATGGTTTTTGCTGGAGCgaggagcaggcagctggaagcACGGATAGATGGACAcggaggaaaggaagagacaTTAAGTTTCTTCTCCGTCCATAACCCCTCTAACTCAAACGCTGCCACACGAACCAAGCCAGGCAGCTTCAAAGAGATCAGCTCAGCGCTGAAATCCAAGCCCCGAAGGTGTTTCTACCTTGCTGAAGAGGCAGCCTCCTTTCCCCAGGAAACAAATCTCCCCTCCTCGCCATCCGGCTAATTTATTCCCAAGATGTATTCTAATTTATTCCCCAGGACGGCGGCAGGCTCACCGTCtccttgcagcagcacagaaatctCTCGCTTCGTTCTTCCTCCCGCTTCCCTCACTGAGGTCGAAGCCttcggcggggggggggagcaggagggggcGGAATTTGGGGTGGGCTGTGTGATTTTATTGTTGCTTCCATCTCCCTGCACACCCATTCTCCCCTCAATGTGACAGAGAGGAGGGTGGCAGGCAGGAGGGTAGCATCTCTTGCCAAAGTTTGGGGGTGCAGGTGAAACCCCTGCCCTTGTCCCCGCATTTGGGGCGGGACGACACCAAGACGTACCCACCTTCACATCCCAGGGTTTTCTCCAAAATCCAGCCCAAGAAACACAACCCTGCAGCTTGGAGCTTGAGTCACCCTGACGActacagtgaggaaaaaaaaaaaaaaaaaaaaattaaagattccTTCATGAAAACCATCATTTGTCTCTCAGAGCCCAGCGCCTGATAACAACACGCTGTAACCAAAGAGAGATACAATTCCTGTCCCTTCCCTCAGTGCTGGTTGTCATGCTGGAATTTAATCTGTTACCCAGGCTGGcgataaaatataatttgatttcGTTCCTAATAAGTCATGAACTCTTGGAGAAGAAAGACAGCGGGAGGGTTAAGGTTCCCTGAATTTGTCTGCGTGGCAGAACAACATAGAATTGGGAGCTAATGCCAGCACCCCAGCTCAGCGCTTAACACAAACACCCAAAGCAGAGGTTACAGGCAGAGGACAAGCAGATGCTGCCTACTGGCAGGGCCAGGTAAGTCCTGGGAGCAAACCGGGAGGGCACTGACCCTGGGACAGCGTGACCCAGTGGCCacccctccagctgcagcccttgGGCAAGACAGCTGCTTTGAGTTCAGTGGAGAAGAGGGGCCGAGGGCATGAGACGCACCCCCCCAAGTGCCAGTCCTCGGCCCTCACAGGCCTCCAGAGCAGGCCTCAGCAGCAGTCCTCGGCCCTCACAGGCCTCCGCAGCAGGCCTCAGCACCAGGCCTTACCCTCACGGGGCTCCAGAGCAGGCCTCAGCGCCAGGCCTTGCCCTCACGGGGCTCCGGAGCAGGCCTCAGCGCCAGGCCTTGCCCTCACGGGGCTCCGGAGCAGgcctcagcagcagccctcGGCCCTCACAGGCCTCCGGAGCAGGCCTCAGCGCCGGGCCTCGGCCCTCACAGGCTTCAGGCCTCGGCATCGCCCCTTCAGGACAACCGCCCCGGCTCTCCCGAGCTGCCGCAGGACCTCCAGCCCCAAGACCGCCGGTCCCaggccctccccgccccgcccctccccgccccggccgggcaCTGAGAAGCCCCGCCCCCACAGCGGGGCTACTTATAGCCTCCGGAATCCCGCGAGACTTGGGTGGGGCCGCCGTCAGGTGAGAACGAggcggggcgggacggggcggggtTTGCCTGTTGCCGTTCCCTTCGTGCGTCATCAGTCGGTGCCCGGCGGCAGCCACGccctggggcggggggtgccGGTTGGGGCCTGGAAGCAGCAGCGGAGGGGGGTCCCCGGGAgtctggggtgggggctgggggTTGAGGGGCCCTTGGTAGGGTCAGAGGGCACTGGGCTGTGGGGGCCTGAGGGGAGCGGGAGCCTCCAGAGGTGTTGGGGGGAACGCTGAGGCCCGGGGCTGTGGTAGGCCCAGGGCTGGGGCCTGAGCCTGGGGGCTCCACCCAGagctggggggcactggggaccTTGGGGGGGCGGGTCTGCTACCCCCATAACCCTGTTTTGCTCCCTGGCTGGGGGGCAGCAGCTTGGCTGAGGTGGGCAGGGTCTGTCCCCTCGCTTCCATCTGCAGCCTCACCCACAGGCAGGCCTCTGTCCCCGGCTGCACCCCAAGCAGCGCGGGGTCTCCTCAGCCTCGGCAAGAGCAGCCCGGAGGGCACAGTTGAGGCCCAGAGGCGGCCACAGCGGCCAGGCCCATGCCCAAGAGTGAtgggagaggaggcaggaagGGACAGGATGGGGTTTGCAGAGCGCTGCTGGGCTCTCCTGGTGAAGATGCTGCCTGCAAAGTGCTAAATTGTGTTACTGCTGGCCTGCCTCTGGAGGAAGCGATATGTAAGAGTGAATCTCTATCCCTAACCATTGGTGGTAAATAATAAAAGactgtgtttctcttctccctgcgTTCTcagccccctccagcagccGTTTCTGGAGCAGTGGCCTGTTTCACAACATGCGCTTTCATGGCAGGGGCACTTGCTGCATGTGGGACTCGCTCACAGCAGCCCTTGGTGCTTTAACCATGTCGCGACTCTTTTTCTGAGGAGCAAAAGTGTCTTAACTATTTTGAGTTTGGCCATCTCTGCCCCTCGCAGAGGGTCAAAATCAGGACCCGGCACCGACACTGGCAGGTTGAGCTCTGGCCGTGGCTGTGGGGTGCACAGGCACCCCCAGTTTATGTTACCTGCTGAGTCCCTCATGGTTTTAAATGGTTGGTTTTCGGTCACTGGTGTGTGCTGGAGGGAACCGGGAGCTGGCATCAGCTtgccgggggggggaggggtgtcCGTGCCCCGCCCCCGCAGCCTATGCTGGCCCCTGGCTCCTTCTCGTGCTTCGGGGCATGAGATGGCAGCACTGGGGGCGAGTCCGGAGTCCGGGTCGTGGGGGATGAGATCCCAACCCTGCGCCGGGGCAGGGTGGTAACGgggtggctgcagcaggggTACCCTATGGAATGGGGGGCTGAAAGCAAGGCCGTGGGCTGGTGCAGCCCCATGGGACCCACAAGATCCCTACAAAATAACATGTTTTCTGTCTGCACCGGGTGATGATTAGCTGTGACTGTCGCTGAGTCCTTTCCTGAGGCCACACTTCCCTCTGCTGGAAGGCCACATGGGCACATCCTTCTCCATTCATAAGATCTTGTTTACTGGGAGCAGTGGggaaacccccaaaccccctcgGGTTGTCGCCTGCAGGCACAGAAACGACCGACAGTGCACTGGGTGAGGAAAACATGTGGCGGTGCCTCGGACACGACACTTTCGCACCCATTTCGGGAGCCGAAGCGAGGGGCACGGTCTGGCCAGGCactgctcctcctcctcgcctGCCAGCTGAGCCTGGGGTCTGTGGAGTGTGGCAGCTGCGGGCACCACTGCCCGTGGGGACCAACATCTGCGAGATGACGCCGGGCAGCCTGAATGTGGCTGTCTGAAAGatgggagaggctgggggacGGTGGGTGAGGAGGGCTGGATCCAGCCCTGAGGCATGCCCACCAGGAGGTTATGCTGCTCGTGGGGCTCAGCCGAGCCCATGCTCTGAGCAGACTTTGTCATCGCTACTGTGACAGTGATGGGGACAAAGAGAAGTGGGCTCTGACGCCCAGGACCCCCCTCGCTCACCCCACTGCCAAGACCTGGCTGAGGGGGACTTGACACCAGCTGGCAGCCCCAGGGCCAGGGGGATCCCCCGGTTCTGGTGCAGGGACGTCACTTctcagccctccctccttccctgtctGGCAGGGCTGCGCCTGGGGGGGCCACAGCAGCAGGGGTGGCACGGCGGGTGGCAACGCAATGTCCCCTCCTTGTCACTCTGACCCTGCTAACGCAGGGACAGCAGCGCAGGTCGTGAGGCGGGAGGTGAAGGAAGGCTTTGCTGAGCTGCAGGCTGGCAAACGGGTGACGTGTGAAATTGCGGGGGGTTGTTGCTACTTATAGATGCCGGAGTGCGAATGTGGAACCCCACAGCTTTGTGCTTTCATTTGCTGCTGCATGAGAAGGCAGCAAGGGTTGAGGATGGGCAGGCACCGTGTCTGCCTTTTTGGGGTCGCCTTGCTGACCGCAGCCGCCGGCTTTGCAGGTGGGTGAAGGGCAAGAGCAGAGTTGTCTGCAAAATGGCTGGGGACGGTAGGCTTAGGTCGGCTGCAGCAGTCAGATCCCCTGCTGCAGGTAGTTTGCGGTCCCTCATCGCCCtgtgcctgcagccctggggtgaGGGACGGGGCAACGAGCTCCTGGGACCTCCCTTAACTTCTCTTCTGCACCCTGTTTTTCAGACACTTAATTACCCCAAGCCtgggcacagccccagcaggtGAATGGTGTCCTGGGGGTGTCTGTGCTGCTctccccggctctgcccccCAACAAGATGGTGAAGGAGATCGAGTGGAGCTTTTCAAATGGTGACGGTGCCAGCATTCGAGTGGCAGAGTTTGGCCCCGGCAGCTTTGAGCACCCCAACCCCAAGGACCGGTTCAAGGACGAGCTAGAGATGTTCAACAAGACGGCGCTGAAGATCAGGGCCCTGGAGCGGGGTGACAGCGGGGTCTACGGGGCTCGGATTAAACTGCAGCCGGCGCTGGTGGAGGATCCGTTCTTCAACCTCTTCATCTCCGGTGGTTGCAAAGCGGGGGGATGGGTTTTACAGAAATTCTTTCATTTGGGCACTAAACGCCAGCGTGCGTGGCCCCTCTGCTAGTGCAGTTGGGATGTTTCCAGCCCTGGGAACAGATTCGCCCCCATGTCCCTCTTCCCCCCTTGTGTGCAAAGTGACAATTTATAATCACTCGAGCTGAGTTCTCAGTACATTCTGTGGTTTTCCTGGCTGTGAAAAAGCACGGTCCCTGCCCCCCGCCCAGCCAGGACTCAGCGCCGCTCAGCATCAGCCGTGCACCGGGCTGCTGGCTGCACACCGGGGCCCCGCGTTCCCCCCAGCACGGCACGCAGGCGCTCGCTGCTCCTCGTGCGTCAAACGGCAGCTGCCGAGCCAAGGCTGGTGAGCACGTAGGCAGCTCCGGCTCTGAGCTTCCTGCTCCTGCACTGTTTCCTGACCTCCTCGCTCCATCATGCTGCAGCCACGCCGGGCTTGAGCTAATTGACTCTGGCAGCTGGCTGCGGCACAGGGCGTGTGGCTGGTCCCCGCAGCCATGGTGCGTGTTGGGCTGCGTCCTGGCTGTTCCCAGCCTCTGCCCAACCTTTTGGTTGCCCCTGAGCTCCCCCAATaaaggagggcagcagggagcatCTGCTTTTGCCAGTGTGTATAAttcccttctgctgcagagCCGCTGCCGGACCCTGAAATCCAGAGCTGGCTGCTTTCAAGGAGCCCCATGTGGTGCCACCTCATGCTGTGGTGCCACATAcccagcggggctgggggcaccaTCATCTGGATGAAACCCCGGGGAGAGCCGGGGGGGTGTCAGGGTGCATCCCCTCTGCAGCAGTGTGCTCCGTGTTGGGgtgcagcccagctcccccaaCACCACCCTCACCTGCAGGGTCTGGCATGACCTGGAGGAGAGGAGCCAATCCATAGACCTGGCCAGCATGTGCTGGAGCGGAGGTGAGGGCAGCATGGAGGGATCAGAGGGGAGGTGAGGGTCTTGGGGGGCTCTCCTGGTATTTCCAGGCACCCACaagctccctgctgccccgCAAAGGGCTGGTTTGGGAGCCGGGCATCCCCTCACTGTGGTCCTTTCCCCATCACAGGGGACAGCATCAGGCCCGGCTGCTAGACCACGGTGGCTGCAGTGGTGCTCCTGGCAGCCTACGCCACCACGCTGGAGTTTCCCCAAGTCCCTCCGCAGCACCGTCCCTGAAGAAGAGGGATGTAGTAACGGCTCAGACCTCCATGGCCGCCTTCACTGATGCTCTCCACTTTGCATTGGCGCTGCCTGGCTGCCCCTTCGGGCCAGCTCCTTGTGTGGCGGGGACATCCCTCGCTGTCACATGCCAAGAACCGTAGCCTGTTTCCATGGTCAGACGGCCCCAGCCACAGCGGCTCTGGGAGCAGCACGTGCTGACAGGAATGATGACCTTGGGACTGATACCATCTCCTTCCCCTGGGTCCCATGGACACCCTGACATCCCCGTAGAGGACCGAGTCAGCAGCTTTTCCCGGCGCGATTGTGGGGGAGTGACAgatccagcagctctgcttggtGTTTCCCGAAGTCCTGAGCCAGCACCTGGTGCTTTCAGCCCACCCAGCCAGACAAGCCCTGGTGAGATGCTGCCCGTCTCCTCATTCACGCAGGTACCACGGGGGATGTCCAGTACAGTGATGCTTCACCTCGCCAGGGATGTCCCAGCTTGCAGAACCCCTCAGTGCCAGCTCACAGGCAGGAGAATTTGGCAGGAGGAAGCCCCTGCCTTGCACAAGAGCTGGTGACATCCCCAGCAAGCGCCTGCCGCAGACCCCTGCCTCCAGATGGATGGCCTTCATGCCATCCAGCTgcattcttcttcttctccttggCTCTCAGAGGACCAGCTGGACTTCCCCGTTAGCTGGAATTTTCAACTCAGcgatttttatttcccctctgcCCTTGAGAGATGTGGGAGGAACTGGCAGAGTGGGCAGCATGTCCAGCCCCTGCTTGGCTGCCTGCTCCTCTCAGGGGTCCCCAACGGGCAGTTTTGGGACATTCACCGGCCACAAACAGCCCGTGTCCCTCTCTGCAccagcctcagtttccccagtgCTTTGAGGACCCTCTTTGAAAGTGCCCCAGGAGAAGCGctggagttaatagtcccctGGGTGCAGGTTAATGACTTGCTCATAGGTGGGGAGCAGTGAACACTGTCCCATCTGctctctcctgcagccctgctgcagaggctgctttccccctccctgttttccattttgagtTGCTGgaggttttaaataaaaaataagctttctgtGCTGCTAATGCAAAGTGCTTCCTTCCAGCCACGGCCCCCGCAGCAGCTCAGGGCTCTGACATTGTGGCTGGAGGGCTTGGTGGGTGGCTTCTGCAGCCCCCTGAGAGGGAGAGGTGTGTGAGGGACTGGGGGGAGCCCATGGGGACGATTTGGTGGGTCCACGGCTGCCTTGGCATTACCACCAGACCCTGCCAAGGCATCTATTTCCCAGGTGTGCCCCCTGTGATTCAGGCAAGACCTCCCATCTGCTCAGGGACATCCCCTCCCATGCTGTTTTCTGCACCCAAGGGGGCTCAGGCACCCCCATGCTCCCCATGGGAGTGGAACTGGGGGTGCTCCCACCACCCAGCTCCAGGACGCTCCTGCTGCCTGGGTTTCCCCAGGGAAGTGCTCTTGATATTGGGAAGCCCATTTCAATGAGCCCTCGGTCATCCCCAGGGCCAGTGGGGGAGACCtggtagggctgtgctgggcATCGCCAGCGTTAATTCAGGCACTGAACCAGGCTGATGAGGGATGCTGCAGGGTCGGGGGTCACCAGCAGCCCCCACCATGCTCGCTTAGCATCCTCGGTGGCATGGGTCCTGCACGCTTCCCCCCCTTGACCACCTCATCATTTATGGCCAGCTAATTAATAAGCTGGCTGTGCCCTGCTATGCACGGCTTCCTACGACTTGCAGGGAGAGGCAGCTTTGCTCCTCCccatctctcctgctgctgactCTGCCCACTGAGCCACACGAAGAGTCGAGGAGGAGAAATGGAGGGGGAATTGGCCAGGAGCAAAGCCCAGCTACCCTCGCTGCTCCTGGCGCTGCTCAGCCTCGGGCCAGGTGAGTGGGTGGGCGGCCGCTGCTGAGCCCTCGTCCCTCGGGAGCCTTGTGGCAGGGGGCTGGTGCAGGGTGGGCTACGGGCAGGGATGCCGACCCCatcctgccttctccctgcctgctgctggctaATTGCAGCCCACCCCAACGCTGCCCCTCCATCCCTCTACACTCCCAGCTGGGCGCGAGATGATTTCTGGAATGCTGGTTTAGCGGTCCAGCCTTAATGAGAGGTTTCATAATGAGGCGGCAGCCAAGCGGCCACGGACCCCCTGACTCCATCCCCCCGTGAGGGTCCCCTCACCCCTAACGTGGCTtctgcctggtgctgctgtCGCCCCACGGAGCCCTTTAACCCCCCGGGACCGTGTCAGATCTGACTGTGAAGCAGCTCCTTACGTAAAGCAGGAGCGAGGAATCCCCTTAATT
Coding sequences within:
- the LOC115346611 gene encoding SLAM family member 9-like, with the protein product MPECECGTPQLCAFICCCMRRQQGLRMGRHRVCLFGVALLTAAAGFAAWAQPQQVNGVLGVSVLLSPALPPNKMVKEIEWSFSNGDGASIRVAEFGPGSFEHPNPKDRFKDELEMFNKTALKIRALERGDSGVYGARIKLQPALVEDPFFNLFISEPLPDPEIQSWLLSRSPMWCHLMLWCHIPSGAGGTIIWMKPRGEPGGCQGASPLQQCAPCWGAAQLPQHHPHLQGLA